The following are encoded together in the Kribbella sp. CA-293567 genome:
- a CDS encoding hydroxyacid dehydrogenase: protein MLNGLYVMDLVRFPDVYGEAERTSIEKQLRIIGPPLAPAELTPELLADVDVLVTAWGGPQLTESLLASAPRLRLVLYGAGSVRSIVTPESWARGVRVTTANSVIAESVAEFTLAQVLYALKHGWRYVLGSRSRAEALPRANDEPGAAGSVVGLMSLGATGQATARLLSRHELDLQAYDPYVDPAVASALGVRLVSLEELFATSDVVSLHAPVLDATRKIVSTDLLSSMKHDATLINTARGALIDEDALVAVLRERADLFAVLDVTDPEPPLPGSPLFSAANIVVTPHLAGTLNRERRRQGRLMAAELERYLAGEPLQHEIFESGQAKSA, encoded by the coding sequence ATGCTCAACGGCCTCTACGTGATGGACCTCGTCCGCTTCCCCGATGTCTACGGCGAAGCGGAACGAACCTCGATCGAGAAGCAGCTCCGGATCATCGGCCCGCCACTGGCTCCGGCCGAGCTGACGCCTGAGCTGCTGGCCGACGTCGATGTGCTCGTCACCGCCTGGGGCGGCCCGCAGCTGACCGAGTCGCTGCTGGCCTCCGCTCCGCGACTCCGCCTGGTCCTGTACGGCGCGGGCTCGGTGCGGTCGATCGTGACGCCGGAATCGTGGGCGCGTGGCGTGCGCGTGACGACCGCCAACTCCGTGATCGCCGAGTCGGTGGCCGAGTTCACCCTGGCCCAGGTGCTGTACGCGTTGAAACACGGCTGGCGGTACGTGCTCGGTTCGCGTTCCCGGGCGGAGGCACTGCCAAGGGCGAACGACGAGCCGGGCGCCGCCGGATCGGTGGTCGGCCTGATGTCGCTCGGAGCCACCGGTCAGGCCACCGCCCGCCTGCTCAGCCGGCACGAACTCGACCTCCAGGCCTACGACCCGTACGTCGATCCCGCGGTCGCCTCGGCACTCGGAGTCCGGCTGGTCTCGCTGGAGGAGTTGTTCGCGACCTCTGACGTCGTCTCACTGCACGCTCCCGTGCTGGACGCGACGCGCAAGATCGTCAGCACGGACCTGCTGTCGTCGATGAAGCACGACGCGACGTTGATCAACACCGCACGGGGGGCTTTGATCGACGAGGACGCGTTGGTCGCAGTACTGCGGGAGCGCGCGGACCTGTTCGCGGTACTGGACGTGACCGATCCGGAGCCGCCACTGCCTGGGTCACCGTTGTTCTCGGCGGCGAACATCGTCGTGACGCCGCATCTGGCGGGCACCTTGAACCGGGAGCGGCGGCGGCAAGGACGGTTGATGGCCGCCGAGCTGGAGCGCTACCTCGCCGGAGAGCCGTTGCAGCACGAGATCTTCGAGTCAGGGCAGGCGAAGTCGGCATGA
- a CDS encoding D-2-hydroxyacid dehydrogenase codes for MTLLVMVPPQRETTVDWPERLMASVPGLTVVRPEAEEVVAALREADAAYGVLPVELLTATTRLRWLQAQQAGPPPGFYYPELVAHPVVVTNMRDTYTDHVATHTLALVLAMCRGLPGYVRDQQTASWNPDWAPEAVVSLSEATALVVGVGALGSEIGRLLAAFGTRVTGIDVRPEDRPGFTEVLPVDALDAQLPLADLVILTVPHTPDTEGMIGARRLGLLKPSAFFVNVGRGPTVRLDALDAALAAGRLRGAALDVFETEPLPADHPLWRRPEVLITPHVAGAGPHEAERRFAVLLENARRFVAGDNLINVVDKSQWF; via the coding sequence ATGACTCTGCTGGTGATGGTGCCGCCGCAGCGCGAGACGACCGTGGACTGGCCGGAGCGGTTGATGGCTTCGGTGCCGGGCTTGACCGTGGTTCGACCGGAGGCCGAGGAGGTCGTGGCCGCTCTGCGGGAGGCTGACGCGGCGTACGGCGTACTGCCAGTTGAGTTGCTAACGGCAACTACTCGGCTGCGGTGGCTGCAGGCGCAGCAGGCTGGGCCGCCGCCTGGGTTCTACTACCCGGAACTGGTGGCACATCCGGTCGTGGTGACGAACATGCGTGACACCTACACCGATCATGTGGCGACCCACACGCTGGCTTTGGTGCTGGCGATGTGCCGTGGTTTGCCAGGCTACGTCCGGGATCAGCAGACGGCTTCGTGGAACCCCGACTGGGCTCCGGAGGCTGTCGTCTCCTTGTCCGAGGCAACGGCTCTCGTGGTGGGCGTCGGCGCTCTCGGCTCCGAGATCGGCCGGCTCCTGGCTGCCTTCGGAACGCGGGTGACCGGGATCGACGTCCGGCCCGAGGACCGGCCGGGATTCACCGAGGTGCTCCCGGTGGACGCTTTGGATGCTCAACTGCCGTTGGCTGACCTGGTGATCCTGACCGTGCCGCATACTCCGGACACCGAGGGGATGATCGGCGCCCGCCGGCTCGGGCTGCTCAAGCCGTCGGCGTTCTTCGTGAATGTCGGGCGCGGGCCCACCGTTCGGCTGGATGCGCTCGACGCGGCGCTGGCGGCCGGGCGGTTGCGGGGTGCCGCGCTGGACGTGTTCGAGACCGAGCCGTTGCCGGCCGACCACCCGTTGTGGCGCCGGCCCGAAGTACTGATCACTCCGCACGTCGCAGGAGCCGGGCCGCACGAGGCAGAGCGGCGCTTCGCCGTCCTGCTGGAGAACGCCCGGCGTTTTGTTGCCGGCGACAACCTGATCAACGTCGTCGACAAGTCCCAGTGGTTCTGA
- a CDS encoding polysaccharide lyase family 7 protein, whose translation MRVVRPLALLSALAASAALLTSGGASAVPAAACTYPAEVLDLTRWKVQLPIDDPNQSGTQVLQVTRPRLNTYVLSPWFKPTSSCDGVQFRNAVNGVKTPNTTYARSELREMQTNGTTEAKWSSNSGTHTMVIDQAINHLPNTKPQVIAGQIHDGDDRATFRLDGKALYVTRDNDTRFKLVDSNYVLGTRFQAKFVVSNGSIKAYYNGALQTTIPVSFTTGYFKAGVYTQANCDNSSPCNTSNYGQNTIYGLSVTHS comes from the coding sequence ATGCGAGTCGTCCGCCCCCTTGCTCTGCTGTCCGCCCTCGCCGCGAGCGCCGCCCTGCTCACCAGCGGCGGTGCGAGCGCCGTACCGGCTGCTGCTTGTACCTATCCTGCTGAAGTACTGGACCTCACCCGGTGGAAGGTCCAGCTCCCGATCGACGACCCCAACCAGTCCGGCACCCAGGTGCTGCAGGTGACCCGGCCGCGGCTGAACACCTACGTGCTGTCGCCGTGGTTCAAGCCGACCTCGTCGTGCGACGGCGTCCAGTTCCGGAACGCGGTGAACGGGGTGAAGACGCCGAACACCACCTACGCCCGCTCGGAACTGCGGGAGATGCAGACCAACGGCACCACCGAGGCCAAGTGGTCCTCGAACTCCGGCACTCACACGATGGTGATCGACCAGGCGATCAACCACCTGCCGAACACCAAGCCGCAGGTGATCGCCGGCCAGATCCACGACGGTGACGACCGCGCCACCTTCCGGCTGGACGGCAAGGCGCTCTACGTCACCCGCGACAACGACACCCGCTTCAAGCTGGTGGACAGCAACTACGTGCTCGGCACCCGTTTCCAGGCGAAGTTCGTGGTCAGCAACGGCTCGATCAAGGCCTACTACAACGGCGCCCTGCAGACGACCATCCCGGTCAGCTTCACCACCGGCTACTTCAAGGCCGGCGTCTACACCCAGGCCAACTGCGACAACTCGTCCCCCTGCAACACCAGCAACTACGGTCAGAACACCATCTACGGCCTGTCGGTGACCCACAGCTAG
- a CDS encoding YsnF/AvaK domain-containing protein, translated as MSTTQELERTIGQDVYDVEGHKVGTASHLYASDVSGAPEWVTVRTGLFGNKESFVPLTGARAEQDGLHVGAHKDVIKDAPRIDDNGHLSEAEAAELYRHYNLQAGTPRQGMAGQGTNGQGTAGQKGMAGQETGGQESMVRSEERLRAGTETVETGRVRLQKHVVTEEQQITVPVSHEEVRVVREPVEGSRAMSGEIGEEEREVVLHEERPVVAKETVAVERVGLETETVREEQQVTDTVRKEQIEVEDTTKKRKH; from the coding sequence ATGAGCACCACACAGGAGCTGGAGCGGACGATCGGCCAGGACGTCTACGACGTCGAAGGACACAAGGTCGGGACGGCGTCCCACCTCTACGCCTCCGACGTGTCCGGCGCCCCCGAGTGGGTGACGGTCCGAACCGGTCTGTTCGGGAACAAGGAGTCCTTCGTGCCGTTGACCGGTGCGCGCGCGGAGCAGGACGGGCTGCACGTCGGCGCGCACAAGGACGTGATCAAGGACGCGCCGCGGATCGACGACAACGGACACCTGTCCGAGGCGGAGGCCGCCGAGCTGTACCGCCACTACAACCTGCAGGCCGGTACGCCGCGGCAGGGGATGGCCGGCCAGGGAACGAACGGGCAGGGAACGGCCGGGCAGAAGGGCATGGCTGGGCAGGAGACGGGCGGCCAGGAGTCGATGGTCCGCTCCGAAGAGCGGCTGCGCGCGGGCACGGAGACGGTCGAGACCGGTCGGGTGCGGCTGCAGAAGCACGTGGTGACCGAGGAGCAGCAGATCACCGTGCCGGTCAGCCACGAGGAGGTTCGCGTGGTTCGCGAGCCGGTCGAAGGCAGCCGGGCGATGTCCGGCGAGATCGGTGAGGAGGAGCGTGAGGTCGTCCTGCACGAGGAGCGTCCGGTGGTGGCGAAGGAGACGGTCGCCGTCGAGCGGGTCGGGCTGGAGACCGAGACGGTCCGCGAGGAGCAGCAGGTGACCGACACGGTGCGCAAGGAGCAGATCGAGGTCGAGGACACGACCAAGAAGCGCAAGCACTGA
- a CDS encoding aromatic amino acid lyase yields MRIDSAADLDLSDSGPIELSAALIDRLRATRAAVLNALATGAPVYGVNTGMGALSKVRLTEAEQRIHQRNLLLARAAGGEPWLPPAEARAVLMGRLKTFLTGDSGVSPELCLQLVAFLNSGLSPAIPAGGAGSAGEIIPLAHAFGPLAGIGSLLVDGAVVPAAGKLPSFELGPKEGIALLAGIPGATGRAWLQVSVARRLTDTLSLTAAGGIAVIGASRDPYSPLCARGDELLAAELEVILRAAGPEAEPRSLQAPVSFRVAGQVISHLRRSVLRLEEAVERAFTGVTDSPAFLDGDFVGTAGFHGIDLAAHCDQLVAALAHAAEVSTARIHRLLDPGVTGLSAQLAVEPGPQAGLVTVHKRAVATSHYLRRLALPSAIGALETSAGQEDVQSFSWEAAGVLGEAVRLTREVAACELLAVHQAFALSRRPVPAGLRELFGAVADVVPPIVADRPFGVDLARLLDRLV; encoded by the coding sequence ATGCGGATCGACTCCGCGGCAGACCTGGACCTCTCGGACTCGGGTCCGATCGAACTCTCCGCCGCCTTGATCGACCGCCTCCGAGCCACCCGGGCCGCCGTGCTCAATGCCCTCGCCACCGGTGCGCCCGTCTATGGCGTCAACACCGGTATGGGTGCGCTCAGCAAGGTTCGGCTGACCGAGGCTGAACAGCGGATCCACCAACGCAACCTGCTGCTGGCCCGAGCCGCCGGTGGTGAGCCTTGGCTCCCACCGGCTGAAGCCCGAGCCGTCTTGATGGGCCGTCTCAAGACCTTTCTCACCGGTGACTCAGGCGTGTCCCCGGAGCTCTGTCTCCAACTCGTTGCCTTCCTCAACAGCGGGCTGAGTCCCGCGATCCCGGCAGGCGGAGCCGGTTCGGCCGGCGAGATCATTCCGCTGGCGCACGCCTTCGGTCCGCTGGCCGGAATCGGATCGCTGCTGGTGGACGGGGCAGTAGTCCCGGCCGCGGGCAAGTTGCCGTCGTTCGAGCTCGGACCCAAGGAAGGAATCGCCTTGCTGGCGGGCATACCCGGTGCCACTGGGCGTGCCTGGTTGCAGGTGAGTGTCGCCCGACGGCTGACAGACACGCTCAGTCTGACCGCGGCGGGCGGGATCGCGGTGATCGGCGCCAGTCGCGATCCCTACAGCCCCTTGTGCGCAAGGGGAGACGAGCTGCTCGCCGCCGAGCTGGAGGTGATCCTGCGAGCAGCCGGACCAGAGGCGGAGCCTCGGTCGTTGCAGGCGCCGGTCTCGTTCCGGGTCGCGGGACAGGTGATCTCGCATCTCAGGCGTTCGGTGCTGCGGCTGGAGGAAGCGGTGGAGCGTGCCTTCACCGGGGTGACCGACTCGCCGGCGTTCCTGGACGGCGACTTCGTGGGTACGGCGGGTTTCCACGGTATCGACCTGGCCGCGCACTGCGACCAGCTCGTCGCCGCGTTGGCGCACGCGGCGGAGGTTTCCACTGCCCGCATCCATCGGCTGCTCGATCCAGGGGTCACCGGGCTCAGCGCGCAGCTCGCCGTCGAGCCCGGTCCGCAGGCCGGGCTGGTGACGGTGCACAAGAGAGCAGTTGCCACCAGCCACTACCTGCGACGCCTGGCGCTACCGTCGGCGATCGGTGCGCTCGAAACCTCGGCCGGGCAGGAAGATGTCCAAAGTTTCAGTTGGGAGGCGGCCGGCGTCCTGGGGGAGGCCGTTCGGCTGACTCGTGAGGTCGCGGCCTGCGAGTTGCTCGCGGTCCATCAGGCGTTCGCGCTGTCCCGGCGGCCGGTCCCGGCGGGATTGCGCGAGTTGTTCGGCGCGGTGGCGGACGTCGTACCGCCGATTGTCGCGGACCGGCCGTTCGGGGTGGATCTGGCCCGGCTGCTCGACCGCCTGGTCTGA
- a CDS encoding ornithine cyclodeaminase family protein yields the protein MADGIWLRFLSGPEIDSLGLTRLEIVDTVEAAVRDHGEGDTSFEPRVHLTPDNGGIGHFNVLRGHLNRLGEHGVSGVKVVGDFVPNYQVGLPSELAMATLFDPTTGVPLAVLDATMITAARTGAMTTVGARYLARRDSKVLAHAGARGTAWWNVTMLDDLLDLDEIRVTSRRPESRERFAAELSAELATPVRVFATAEEAFDGADVIVEATRLTEPEPLLRTAAVRPGAFVVPYGTVSAVELDLLDVMDKVVVDDWRESRSGRFGALRRHVDTGRLTEQSLYAELGQIVAGQKPGRESAAERSLFWHRGLSLLDIAIAHLILRRAEAAEVGTMLRFH from the coding sequence ATGGCTGATGGCATCTGGCTCCGGTTCCTGTCCGGCCCCGAGATCGATTCGCTCGGGCTGACCCGGCTGGAGATCGTCGACACCGTCGAGGCGGCCGTGCGCGATCACGGCGAGGGCGATACCAGCTTCGAGCCGCGGGTGCACCTGACTCCGGACAACGGCGGGATCGGGCACTTCAACGTACTGCGCGGGCATCTGAACCGGCTCGGCGAGCACGGCGTCAGCGGGGTGAAGGTGGTCGGCGACTTCGTGCCCAACTACCAGGTCGGGCTGCCGAGCGAGCTGGCGATGGCAACCTTGTTCGACCCGACCACCGGCGTACCGCTGGCGGTGCTGGACGCGACGATGATCACCGCGGCGCGGACCGGGGCGATGACCACGGTCGGCGCGCGGTACCTGGCCCGCCGGGACAGCAAGGTGCTCGCCCACGCCGGCGCTCGCGGTACGGCGTGGTGGAACGTCACGATGCTCGACGACCTCCTCGACCTGGACGAGATCCGGGTGACGTCGCGGCGGCCGGAGTCGCGGGAGCGGTTCGCGGCCGAGCTGTCGGCTGAGCTGGCCACGCCGGTGCGGGTCTTCGCGACCGCCGAGGAGGCCTTCGACGGAGCCGACGTGATCGTCGAGGCGACCCGGCTGACCGAACCGGAACCGTTGCTGCGGACCGCGGCGGTGCGGCCCGGTGCCTTCGTCGTTCCGTACGGGACGGTCAGCGCGGTCGAGCTGGATCTGCTGGACGTGATGGACAAGGTGGTGGTCGACGACTGGCGCGAGTCGCGCTCCGGCCGTTTCGGTGCGTTGCGCCGGCACGTCGACACCGGCCGCCTGACCGAGCAGAGCCTGTACGCCGAACTCGGCCAGATCGTCGCCGGCCAGAAGCCGGGTCGCGAGTCCGCGGCCGAACGCAGTCTGTTCTGGCATCGCGGACTGTCGCTGCTGGACATCGCCATCGCGCATCTGATCCTGCGCCGGGCCGAAGCGGCCGAGGTCGGCACGATGCTTCGGTTCCACTGA
- a CDS encoding YqeB family protein, which translates to MSTNSSVKTVIGHSALDKLILYGGLPLLGLALGFFLPRIADWAAEQRWVPWQRPLEFLAEQDSWWVVAICIAVGVLAGLLLAAMAFEDTLKTTISSTEVEFLKHQKTTVVRRENVALAFLDGKEIVLQDARSAELAREKHDQFASESGKIAAAFRRHGYPWSDGGDPHENKFRRWVEDDPELSPAANAVLRARSKAFDQGDKGKADLRELRLELAKLGYVIRDRDKKQYWRSVS; encoded by the coding sequence ATGAGCACGAACTCGTCCGTCAAGACGGTGATCGGCCACTCGGCCCTCGACAAGCTGATCCTGTACGGCGGGCTGCCGCTGCTCGGGCTGGCGCTCGGCTTCTTCCTGCCCCGGATCGCCGACTGGGCCGCCGAGCAGCGCTGGGTGCCCTGGCAGCGCCCGCTCGAGTTCCTCGCGGAACAGGACAGCTGGTGGGTGGTGGCGATCTGCATCGCCGTCGGCGTACTCGCCGGTCTGCTGCTCGCGGCGATGGCGTTCGAGGACACCCTGAAGACGACGATCAGCAGCACCGAGGTCGAGTTCCTGAAGCACCAGAAGACCACCGTGGTCCGCCGGGAGAACGTTGCGCTGGCCTTCCTGGACGGCAAGGAGATCGTGCTCCAGGACGCCCGCTCGGCCGAGCTGGCCCGGGAGAAGCACGACCAGTTCGCCAGCGAGTCCGGCAAGATCGCGGCGGCCTTCCGCCGGCACGGCTACCCCTGGTCCGACGGCGGCGACCCGCACGAGAACAAGTTCCGGCGCTGGGTCGAGGACGATCCCGAGCTGTCCCCGGCGGCGAACGCGGTGCTGCGGGCCCGGTCGAAAGCGTTCGACCAGGGCGACAAGGGCAAGGCCGATCTGCGGGAACTCCGGTTGGAGCTCGCCAAGCTCGGCTACGTGATCCGCGATCGGGACAAGAAGCAGTACTGGCGGTCCGTCAGCTGA
- a CDS encoding pilus assembly protein CpaE: MITVEQARRLRKAGALWVPGAGDRFVVPDREMDDDVFVVSDMTVEVHDYHGDKVIGFNGTTEWALDSIEQREVIWLPREDQLRNLLGTHFRRLEATPDGYTVVLTDTTHAAQDAEQAYAEAVLALLGG; the protein is encoded by the coding sequence GTGATCACGGTTGAGCAGGCGCGGAGGTTACGGAAGGCCGGAGCGCTGTGGGTGCCCGGCGCCGGCGACCGGTTCGTCGTACCGGACCGGGAGATGGACGACGACGTGTTCGTCGTCAGCGACATGACGGTCGAGGTGCACGACTACCACGGCGACAAGGTGATCGGCTTCAACGGCACCACCGAGTGGGCGCTGGACAGCATCGAGCAACGCGAGGTGATCTGGCTACCCCGCGAGGACCAACTCCGCAACCTGCTCGGCACCCACTTCCGCCGCCTCGAAGCCACCCCCGACGGTTACACCGTCGTCCTGACCGACACCACCCACGCAGCCCAGGACGCCGAACAGGCGTACGCCGAAGCTGTGCTTGCTTTGCTTGGGGGTTGA
- a CDS encoding M15 family metallopeptidase: MTNHLPPRRGFSVRARLLSVTGLAVVASLLIWHNQVADLLDFDSAADKQPVVAGGPNGSPPPPVVPPSIPVKTPIRTPAGTPTKKPTLPRKTPTTEATISTRVDDKVKYSEESIEGLSPKLRARLQKAMKAAAADGVTIRINSGRRSAAKQARLFKEAIAKYGSVKAAMRWVLPPDKSQHVEGRAVDIAPQAAMVWLNTNGWKYGVCRTYDNEPWHFETRSAPGKKCPPRYSSSYAELG; the protein is encoded by the coding sequence ATGACCAACCACCTGCCGCCGCGCCGTGGCTTCTCGGTGCGGGCCCGGTTGCTGTCCGTGACCGGACTGGCCGTGGTCGCCTCGCTGCTGATCTGGCACAACCAGGTGGCCGACCTGCTGGACTTCGACTCCGCTGCCGACAAGCAGCCCGTCGTCGCCGGTGGGCCGAACGGTTCGCCGCCACCGCCGGTGGTACCGCCTAGCATCCCGGTGAAGACGCCGATCCGGACGCCGGCCGGGACACCGACGAAGAAGCCGACGCTGCCACGGAAGACGCCGACGACCGAGGCGACCATCTCCACCCGCGTGGACGACAAGGTGAAGTACTCCGAGGAGAGCATCGAGGGGCTGTCCCCGAAGCTGCGCGCCCGGCTGCAGAAGGCGATGAAGGCCGCCGCGGCCGACGGCGTCACCATCCGGATCAACTCCGGCCGCCGCAGCGCCGCCAAGCAGGCCCGCCTGTTCAAGGAGGCGATCGCGAAGTACGGCTCGGTCAAGGCGGCGATGCGCTGGGTGCTCCCGCCGGACAAGTCCCAGCACGTCGAGGGCCGGGCGGTCGACATCGCCCCGCAGGCCGCGATGGTCTGGCTGAACACCAACGGCTGGAAGTACGGCGTCTGCCGCACCTACGACAACGAGCCCTGGCACTTCGAGACGCGCTCCGCGCCCGGCAAGAAGTGCCCCCCACGGTATTCCAGCTCGTACGCCGAGCTCGGCTGA
- a CDS encoding sensor histidine kinase, whose product MDYWRRLAALQQDLLLAAVVGVVWFGGLALLNGSQLRPANPSVSVITGIFLVLTVALVRQIPRAMLLCVSVLYPLFYAAAETGLAEQLGFSLLRAPAISDAALQSELHLVPLLVVGYLAAASGVRRFTCLFFTMGSLAALMIGLPAVVAIVMSNVSEDIYRYGERYANLPRDIYSLYGYIDISLFVFAEALICGMVLLGANALRRRKNMLVLEQRNTALVRLRAIEAERAAAAERTRIARDLHDVVSHHMSAVVIRAQAADRVADQKPEALREAVRWIAASGREALTAMRETVRVLNTGEPGAGVERTPVPGLADVARMGDRLKAVGIDVTMQLPTRSRQVASAVDLTAVRIIQEALTNVMVHAKATAAHVSWQSGPQGELLTIDDNGSGGPPPANVLETARRQQSGRGNGLIGMRERAHASGGTLTVAAGPLGGWRVQAWLPPQR is encoded by the coding sequence ATGGACTATTGGCGCCGGCTGGCCGCGCTGCAGCAGGACCTGCTGCTCGCGGCGGTGGTCGGCGTCGTGTGGTTCGGAGGGCTGGCGTTGCTCAACGGCAGCCAGTTGCGGCCGGCGAATCCGAGCGTGTCCGTCATCACCGGGATCTTTCTGGTGCTGACCGTGGCGCTGGTTCGGCAGATCCCACGGGCCATGTTGCTCTGCGTGTCGGTGCTCTATCCACTGTTCTACGCGGCGGCGGAGACCGGCCTGGCCGAGCAGCTGGGGTTCAGCCTCCTGCGCGCCCCCGCGATCAGCGACGCCGCGCTGCAGTCCGAGCTGCATCTCGTCCCGCTGCTGGTGGTCGGCTATCTCGCGGCAGCGAGCGGAGTACGCCGGTTCACCTGTCTCTTCTTCACGATGGGCAGCCTGGCCGCGTTGATGATCGGCCTGCCGGCCGTGGTCGCGATCGTGATGAGCAACGTCTCCGAGGACATCTACCGGTACGGCGAGCGCTACGCGAACCTCCCCCGCGACATCTACAGCCTCTACGGCTACATCGACATCTCGCTGTTCGTCTTCGCCGAAGCCCTGATCTGCGGCATGGTCCTGCTCGGCGCCAACGCGTTGCGCCGCCGGAAGAACATGCTCGTGCTGGAACAGCGCAACACCGCGCTGGTGCGGCTGCGGGCGATCGAGGCCGAGCGGGCGGCCGCCGCCGAGCGGACCAGGATCGCCCGCGACCTGCACGACGTCGTCTCGCACCACATGAGCGCGGTGGTGATCCGCGCCCAGGCGGCCGACCGGGTGGCCGACCAGAAGCCCGAAGCGCTCCGGGAGGCGGTCCGCTGGATCGCCGCCAGCGGCCGGGAGGCGCTCACCGCGATGCGGGAGACCGTGCGAGTGCTCAACACCGGCGAACCGGGCGCCGGGGTCGAGCGGACGCCGGTACCAGGCCTGGCCGACGTCGCGCGGATGGGTGACCGGCTCAAGGCGGTCGGGATCGACGTGACCATGCAACTGCCGACCCGCAGCCGGCAGGTCGCCTCCGCCGTCGACCTGACCGCCGTACGGATCATTCAGGAGGCGCTGACCAACGTGATGGTGCACGCGAAGGCCACCGCCGCGCATGTGAGCTGGCAGAGTGGACCGCAGGGCGAGCTGCTCACCATCGACGACAACGGCAGCGGCGGACCGCCGCCCGCGAACGTGCTGGAGACCGCCCGCCGCCAGCAGAGCGGCCGCGGCAACGGACTGATCGGAATGCGCGAGCGCGCGCACGCGAGCGGCGGCACACTGACCGTCGCCGCCGGACCACTGGGTGGATGGAGAGTGCAGGCATGGTTGCCGCCGCAGAGGTGA